One Nostoc sp. UHCC 0302 DNA window includes the following coding sequences:
- a CDS encoding carbonic anhydrase codes for MERRDFLKLGVTGAFGMMLTASDFFWRVKQVKAAQLPPQTLSPDTALQKLIDGNQRFIQHQPQYPDQSAGRLQEVAQAQHPFATILSCADSRVPAEIIFDQGIGDIFDVRLAGNIATPESLGSIEYAVALLGTPLLMVLGHERCGAVTAAVKNEALLGDIGSFVEAIKPVVKSAKLQPGDAVENAVVANVQYQITRLKRSRLLSERLKSGKLKIVGGRYDLDTGSVTIIS; via the coding sequence ATGGAACGTCGTGACTTTTTAAAGTTAGGGGTCACGGGAGCATTTGGAATGATGTTAACTGCCAGCGATTTTTTCTGGCGAGTTAAACAGGTTAAAGCCGCCCAATTGCCTCCTCAAACTCTTAGTCCCGACACTGCATTGCAAAAGTTGATAGACGGAAATCAGCGGTTTATTCAGCATCAACCCCAATACCCAGATCAATCTGCGGGTCGGTTGCAGGAAGTTGCTCAAGCTCAACATCCATTTGCAACTATTCTCAGTTGTGCAGATTCAAGAGTACCCGCAGAAATTATTTTTGATCAGGGTATCGGAGACATTTTTGATGTTCGTCTCGCCGGAAATATTGCCACACCTGAATCGCTAGGCAGTATCGAATATGCAGTTGCTCTATTAGGTACGCCGCTGCTGATGGTGCTGGGTCATGAGCGATGCGGAGCCGTCACCGCCGCTGTGAAAAATGAAGCCCTACTCGGTGATATTGGTAGCTTTGTCGAGGCAATTAAGCCTGTTGTCAAAAGTGCCAAACTTCAGCCAGGGGACGCAGTTGAAAATGCTGTGGTTGCTAATGTGCAATATCAAATTACACGATTGAAGCGATCGCGCCTCTTAAGTGAGCGGTTAAAGTCCGGTAAATTAAAAATTGTCGGAGGTCGTTACGACTTGGATACCGGGAGTGTGACTATTATCTCTTAA
- a CDS encoding P-II family nitrogen regulator encodes MHLVKKIEIIANSFELSKILDSLDKSGVHGHAVIRNVAGKGLRGTAEDLDMTMLDNVYIIAFCMPEQLKPVVENIRPLLNKFGGTCYISDVMEIRSMKCVASL; translated from the coding sequence ATGCACTTAGTTAAAAAGATAGAAATTATCGCCAACTCGTTTGAACTTAGCAAAATATTAGATAGTTTAGACAAGTCTGGTGTACATGGTCATGCTGTAATCCGAAATGTAGCTGGTAAAGGATTACGAGGAACAGCGGAAGATTTAGACATGACAATGCTTGATAATGTCTACATCATCGCGTTTTGTATGCCAGAACAACTCAAGCCTGTTGTAGAAAATATCAGACCGCTGCTTAACAAGTTTGGAGGTACTTGTTACATCTCGGATGTAATGGAAATTCGCTCAATGAAATGTGTTGCGTCCTTATAA
- a CDS encoding sodium-dependent bicarbonate transport family permease — protein MDVSLIVSNILNPPILFFFLGMTAVFVKSDLEIPPPVPKLLSLYLLLSIGFKGGVELIKSGITQEVVLTLMAAMLMACFVPVYTFFILKLKLDIYDAAAIAATYGSISAVTFITASAFLSELGITFDGYMVAALALMESPAIIVGLILVNLFSVDQKRDFSWPEVLREAFLNSSVFLLVGSLIIGFLTGERGGKTLEPFTQGMFYGVLSFFLMDMGLVAARRIKDLQKTGVFLILFAILIPIVNAVIGLVIAKFIGMPPGDSLLFAVLCASASYIAVPAAMRMTVPEANPSLYVSTALAVTFPFNIIVGIPLYFYGINLFWR, from the coding sequence ATGGATGTCAGCTTGATAGTATCCAACATCCTGAATCCGCCAATTCTATTTTTCTTTCTGGGTATGACTGCCGTTTTTGTCAAGTCTGATCTAGAAATTCCTCCACCAGTGCCTAAACTCCTTTCGCTTTATCTGCTGTTGTCGATTGGTTTTAAAGGAGGAGTAGAACTGATTAAAAGCGGAATCACTCAGGAAGTAGTTCTGACGCTTATGGCAGCCATGTTGATGGCTTGTTTTGTCCCCGTTTACACGTTTTTTATCCTGAAGCTGAAGCTAGATATTTACGATGCTGCGGCGATCGCCGCAACTTATGGTTCTATCAGTGCTGTCACCTTCATCACCGCTAGCGCCTTTCTCAGCGAGCTTGGCATTACTTTTGATGGCTACATGGTGGCAGCTCTTGCCCTTATGGAATCTCCTGCCATCATTGTTGGTCTCATCTTAGTAAATTTATTCTCCGTTGATCAAAAGCGAGACTTTTCTTGGCCAGAAGTTTTGCGAGAGGCATTTCTCAATAGTTCAGTCTTTCTTCTGGTTGGTAGCCTGATAATTGGTTTCTTGACAGGAGAACGCGGTGGGAAAACTTTAGAACCCTTCACTCAAGGGATGTTTTATGGCGTTCTCAGTTTCTTTCTAATGGATATGGGACTGGTAGCTGCTAGAAGAATTAAAGACTTGCAAAAAACCGGAGTTTTTCTCATCTTATTTGCCATACTAATTCCAATAGTTAATGCAGTCATTGGCTTGGTGATTGCCAAATTCATCGGTATGCCGCCAGGTGATTCGCTTTTGTTCGCTGTACTGTGTGCTAGCGCTTCTTACATCGCTGTCCCCGCTGCTATGCGAATGACTGTTCCGGAAGCAAATCCTAGTCTGTACGTTTCTACAGCCCTGGCAGTGACATTCCCATTCAATATTATTGTGGGAATTCCGTTATATTTCTACGGAATAAACCTGTTTTGGAGATAA
- a CDS encoding IS630 family transposase (programmed frameshift) has product MGARLRVFLTPEQDQTLLNLRKQDVPQKVKDRAEIIRLNAHGWYVEKIADHFDCHKKTVTKVLHQWQKLGTEGLWESPGRGGKPKWLEDDMIFLEECLRNEPRTYNSSQLALKLKTERNVEMSADRLRRVLKKGVDWKRTRKSHKGKQDPVARANKQADLDMLELAAATGEIDLKYLDESGFCMWSEPSYTYYFRGEQKRLEQTKRRGRRLSIIGLLQPLISFVYGLVIGGVDRKSYIEMMEKEAKQAQETGRISVIVQDNGPIHRCQEVQQLWKKWESQGLYIFFLPKYCSEMNPIELEWQHLKKDELSGQAFDDELDLAYAVINGVQARGKKNNHNTHRVKFSSRLST; this is encoded by the exons ATGGGTGCGCGTTTAAGGGTATTTCTGACTCCTGAGCAAGACCAAACTTTACTAAATCTGAGAAAACAGGATGTACCACAGAAAGTCAAAGACAGGGCGGAAATAATCAGGCTAAATGCACATGGTTGGTATGTAGAGAAGATAGCAGATCACTTTGATTGTCACAAAAAAACAGTCACAAAAGTTTTGCATCAATGGCAAAAACTGGGCACAGAAGGGCTTTGGGAATCTCCTGGGCGAGGGGGGAAACCAAAGTGGCTTGAGGATGACATGATATTTTTAGAAGAATGCCTCAGAAACGAGCCACGCACATACAATAGTTCTCAGTTAGCTTTGAAGTTGAAAACAGAACGCAACGTTGAGATGAGTGCCGACAGATTAAGACGGGTACTC AAAAAGGGGGTCGATTGGAAACGGACAAGGAAAAGCCATAAAGGAAAACAAGACCCAGTAGCACGAGCAAACAAGCAAGCAGACCTAGACATGTTGGAATTAGCTGCTGCCACTGGTGAAATAGACCTGAAATACCTAGACGAGTCAGGGTTCTGTATGTGGAGCGAACCTAGTTATACATATTACTTTAGAGGTGAGCAAAAACGGTTAGAACAGACTAAACGCCGTGGTCGCAGATTAAGTATTATCGGGCTTCTCCAACCTTTAATCAGTTTTGTTTACGGTTTAGTTATCGGTGGTGTTGACCGTAAATCTTATATAGAAATGATGGAGAAAGAAGCCAAACAAGCCCAAGAAACTGGACGTATCAGCGTGATTGTGCAAGATAACGGGCCAATACATCGCTGCCAAGAAGTTCAACAATTGTGGAAAAAATGGGAAAGTCAGGGTTTGTACATCTTTTTTCTCCCGAAATATTGCTCAGAAATGAATCCAATTGAATTGGAATGGCAACATCTCAAGAAAGATGAGTTATCCGGGCAAGCATTTGATGATGAGCTAGATCTCGCTTACGCCGTCATCAATGGTGTTCAAGCTAGAGGAAAAAAAAACAATCACAACACACATCGTGTAAAATTTAGCTCTAGATTATCAACTTAA
- a CDS encoding DNA-binding transcriptional regulator — protein MRQKKSAILEAVHETAKDLHKAGLMNQTTLREFEHLCLPPIEPLEPSQIKEIRESYKVSQAVFARILNISPSTVQKWEIGQKRPSGASLKLLHLIKNRGLSSVLY, from the coding sequence ATGCGTCAGAAAAAATCAGCAATTCTTGAAGCAGTTCATGAGACAGCAAAAGACCTACACAAAGCTGGGCTAATGAATCAAACTACATTGCGCGAATTTGAACACCTATGTCTACCTCCTATTGAGCCTCTAGAACCTAGTCAAATTAAAGAAATACGGGAATCATATAAAGTCAGTCAAGCTGTTTTTGCACGTATTTTGAATATAAGTCCTTCAACAGTTCAAAAATGGGAAATAGGACAAAAGCGGCCTAGTGGAGCATCTCTTAAGCTACTGCACTTGATAAAGAATCGTGGGTTAAGCAGTGTGCTGTATTAA
- a CDS encoding helix-turn-helix domain-containing protein yields MAGVTKVKIKESAEELRELLRKQKTALGKERISALYLLKIGQVKTIQDLAVVLGRGSATVQRWLKAYTETGIVSLVSRKKGSGRPPLINKDAQEQLLKELEEPQGFKSYEEIRTWLKAVEGVEASYKVVHDTVRYRMKAKLKVPRAVGIKHKEEAESELKKNCLNT; encoded by the coding sequence ATGGCTGGAGTCACCAAAGTAAAAATAAAAGAGTCAGCAGAGGAATTACGTGAACTGCTGAGAAAACAAAAAACAGCATTAGGTAAAGAACGTATAAGCGCGTTGTATTTATTGAAAATAGGGCAGGTAAAGACAATACAAGATTTGGCTGTGGTGTTGGGAAGAGGGAGTGCGACAGTACAAAGGTGGTTAAAGGCTTATACAGAAACGGGAATTGTCAGTCTGGTATCAAGAAAAAAGGGTTCAGGGCGGCCGCCGCTCATTAACAAGGATGCTCAAGAACAGCTTTTAAAAGAATTAGAAGAACCGCAAGGATTCAAAAGTTATGAAGAAATCCGAACATGGTTAAAAGCGGTGGAGGGTGTAGAAGCGTCATACAAAGTAGTACATGACACGGTGCGTTATCGAATGAAAGCGAAGCTAAAAGTGCCGCGTGCAGTAGGGATAAAACACAAAGAAGAAGCAGAATCAGAGTTAAAAAAAAACTGCCTCAATACTTAG
- a CDS encoding IS630 family transposase: MIKKHVIAPIDKNRRIRYWCEDESRVGLKTEAGRLITIKGVKPVGIMQWNRDNFYLYGLVEPLTGEYFIWEFSHLNAACFQIFLEKFSATYAQDIHIIQLDNGAFHFSQHLQIPENIILLFQPPHTPQVNPIERLWEEVKRHLAWESFGTLDELRQFIWKRLEKLNTSIVASITGWDFILDALFESNFS; encoded by the coding sequence GTGATTAAAAAACACGTTATTGCACCAATAGATAAAAACAGAAGAATTAGATATTGGTGTGAAGATGAAAGCCGTGTTGGGTTGAAAACTGAAGCTGGCAGATTAATTACAATAAAAGGTGTCAAGCCTGTTGGTATTATGCAATGGAACCGAGATAATTTTTATTTATATGGATTAGTAGAACCATTAACTGGAGAGTATTTTATCTGGGAATTCTCTCATTTAAATGCAGCTTGTTTTCAGATTTTTTTAGAAAAGTTTTCTGCCACTTATGCCCAAGATATACATATCATTCAGTTAGATAATGGTGCTTTTCATTTTAGTCAGCATCTACAGATACCAGAGAATATAATTTTATTGTTTCAACCTCCACATACACCGCAAGTTAATCCTATCGAGCGATTATGGGAGGAAGTTAAAAGACATTTAGCTTGGGAGAGCTTTGGAACTTTAGATGAATTGAGGCAATTTATCTGGAAGCGTTTGGAGAAATTAAACACATCAATCGTTGCTTCTATTACAGGTTGGGATTTTATTCTTGATGCTTTATTTGAATCAAATTTTTCGTGA
- a CDS encoding DUF4157 domain-containing protein, whose product MNKRSHIHKKADSSASNPVLSQLQSRPKIPQAQLQSSKHLTQTETEDQEFQQQKFEATKLESQAKYGTITPEGQERLTVLQAKMSGLLQRRLEHASSFGHNFANIPISRPDAASQPVVQTKLTIGEPGDKYEQEADRVAAQVVNQINAPVFQQAGQSQPIHREKLQEEEKELQMKPMLQLRSGKVGMAAAPDVEASIQQARGGGQPLADSIREPMEQAFGADFSRVKIHTDSRADQLNQSIQAKAFTTRQDIFFRQGVYEPGSRGGQELLAHELTHVVQQNEGTVQQLPIVPKQSINLKQSQQKNKSGGRNNQNVGVETFSSMSIDGVEAYYNSVAHPKDIQPKMLPDINIHWLGCHEPVEHTTFDGYVIQRVNIGFTNIAEKYQEKADQIIAVLRNHATIVNFIGNRPCYITLKKQEVPADITADPKAVRINLAIWYFEQMSLARIMGMLNHEFGIHPVAEEGDTSDEQGMEALPLPTNVQVNTGGYFSKKNLEVHTVTPNAAKQADHIFGALPFFNRYTTYRTVVVEMLDALNSVIENEKNNSTELTTLLDTYLMDIASILAGNDDRKAAATKPGLVADLYNLHLGYLEPNVPDKYKKYIPQEKSSLSVVSDYASLITSMKLSKSGGSVRNDYQPGAEQTEYLENRNLEVDWVEPTGLCIFDAIGRIIGTSGESVKLNTLLKLKNGDENTLQVVQNAGQDFMDVIVCITENDWANPNVGDIILEVASVANNVGLDILMPGAWIYSINGGGNLVVKVLHPLEHYHATKAKGNGA is encoded by the coding sequence ATGAATAAGCGATCGCACATCCACAAAAAAGCTGACTCGTCCGCTTCAAACCCAGTGCTGAGTCAGTTGCAGTCGCGCCCCAAAATTCCTCAAGCTCAACTGCAATCCTCAAAGCATCTCACGCAGACCGAAACAGAAGATCAAGAATTTCAACAGCAGAAGTTTGAGGCGACGAAACTGGAGAGCCAGGCGAAGTATGGCACTATCACCCCAGAGGGACAGGAACGGCTCACTGTATTGCAGGCTAAAATGAGTGGCTTGTTGCAAAGGAGACTCGAACATGCATCGAGCTTTGGTCACAACTTTGCCAATATCCCCATAAGTCGTCCTGATGCAGCATCACAGCCAGTGGTGCAAACAAAACTTACAATTGGAGAGCCGGGAGATAAGTACGAACAAGAGGCAGATCGAGTAGCAGCACAAGTCGTCAACCAGATTAATGCACCTGTTTTTCAGCAGGCAGGTCAAAGTCAGCCTATCCACCGCGAGAAGCTACAAGAAGAAGAGAAAGAACTTCAAATGAAGCCAATGTTACAGCTTCGGTCTGGTAAGGTTGGTATGGCTGCCGCACCTGACGTGGAAGCGTCAATTCAACAGGCACGGGGCGGTGGGCAACCTCTAGCTGACAGTATCCGAGAACCAATGGAGCAGGCGTTTGGGGCTGACTTCAGTAGGGTGAAGATCCACACAGATTCTCGGGCTGACCAGTTAAATCAATCGATACAGGCTAAGGCGTTTACCACGCGGCAAGATATATTCTTTCGGCAGGGGGTGTATGAGCCAGGGAGCCGAGGAGGGCAGGAGCTATTGGCGCATGAGTTAACGCATGTGGTGCAGCAGAATGAGGGGACGGTGCAGCAATTGCCGATAGTGCCAAAGCAATCTATAAATCTTAAACAGAGCCAACAGAAAAACAAAAGTGGTGGGAGGAATAACCAGAACGTTGGGGTTGAAACTTTTTCCAGTATGTCAATTGATGGTGTAGAAGCCTACTACAACTCTGTGGCTCACCCAAAGGATATTCAACCAAAGATGCTGCCCGATATCAATATTCACTGGTTAGGTTGCCATGAACCAGTGGAGCACACAACATTTGATGGGTATGTAATTCAGCGAGTTAACATCGGCTTTACTAATATAGCTGAGAAATATCAGGAAAAGGCAGATCAGATAATTGCGGTGCTCAGAAACCATGCAACCATTGTTAACTTTATCGGGAACAGGCCTTGCTATATCACTCTCAAGAAACAGGAGGTTCCGGCTGATATCACCGCTGATCCGAAAGCTGTTAGGATAAACCTTGCTATTTGGTACTTTGAGCAGATGTCGCTTGCCCGAATCATGGGTATGCTGAACCACGAGTTTGGCATACACCCGGTCGCAGAAGAGGGTGATACGTCAGACGAGCAGGGCATGGAGGCACTACCATTGCCAACCAATGTGCAGGTGAACACAGGTGGTTATTTCAGTAAGAAAAACTTAGAAGTACATACAGTCACGCCCAATGCTGCCAAGCAAGCTGATCACATCTTTGGTGCGCTACCGTTCTTCAACCGTTACACGACTTATCGAACGGTAGTCGTAGAGATGTTGGATGCGCTTAACAGTGTTATCGAGAATGAAAAGAACAATTCTACTGAACTTACAACCCTTCTTGACACCTACTTGATGGACATCGCATCCATTCTTGCAGGGAATGATGATCGCAAAGCAGCTGCGACAAAACCTGGTCTTGTAGCTGACCTTTACAATCTTCACCTTGGGTATCTAGAACCAAATGTACCGGACAAATACAAGAAATACATCCCTCAGGAAAAGAGTTCTTTGAGTGTTGTTTCTGATTATGCCTCGTTGATTACATCGATGAAGTTAAGCAAATCTGGCGGCAGCGTCCGCAATGATTATCAGCCAGGTGCAGAACAAACTGAATATCTAGAGAACCGCAACCTAGAGGTTGATTGGGTGGAACCAACAGGGCTTTGCATTTTCGACGCAATAGGTCGAATCATCGGAACCTCAGGAGAATCTGTAAAACTCAACACTCTGTTGAAGCTAAAAAATGGTGACGAAAATACACTCCAAGTAGTACAAAATGCAGGTCAGGACTTCATGGATGTGATTGTTTGTATCACAGAGAACGACTGGGCTAACCCCAATGTAGGGGACATTATTCTAGAGGTAGCATCGGTTGCAAACAATGTAGGTCTCGATATATTAATGCCAGGAGCGTGGATCTATTCAATAAACGGTGGGGGTAATCTTGTTGTGAAGGTACTTCATCCCCTAGAACATTATCATGCAACAAAGGCCAAGGGCAATGGAGCTTGA
- a CDS encoding penicillin acylase family protein — translation MKKSRKGWLLKRLKITMIFLLVLGPLLAGFATYTVRQSFPQESGTIQLPGIKTEVTVQRDKWGIPHIYAANSHDLFMAQGYIHAQDRFWQMDFWRHIGSGRLAEMFGSSQVETDRYLRTMGWARVAQQEMQQINPEMKAYLEAYAQGVNAYLAKHQGSALSLEYAVLKFLNPEYKPEPWQPLHSLTWGKVMAYDLGRNFQTEIERAILQKSLTPTQVEELFPPYPEGLPVILPELQPRGREGEKNTKLILDSPDIFPALESITQPIAALEQLIGTTGVGIGSNNWVISGQRTTTGKPILANDPHLAVQMPSIWYEVGLHCTPKSAECPYNVTGFSFVGMLGIIIGHSDRIAWGVTNVESDVMDLYIEKINPSNPNQYEVNGKWVDMQLVTETIKVAGSQPIDQTVRYTRHGPILSDVAPNLKEVKPSQQIEVPQNYAVALRWTALEPSRLGYAIPQINRAQNWQEFRAAASNYDVPAQNLVYADIEGNIGYQMPGKFPIRANGDGRYPVPGWTDEYEWQGYIDFEKLPKSFNPDQGFIATANNLVASGYPYLITKDWVYGYRAKRIVEMISQSTQPISLKDVQQIQGDNLNLNAQILVPLLQSISVNTPRLQVARKLLRDWDLQLEMTSPAAALFEVFWKHLLADTFHDQLPKKYFPDGGDRWYAVVKNLVKQPNSFWWDNRNTANVENRDQILRQAFTEAVEELERIQSQDPKNWNWGKLHTITFRNATLGKSGVAPIEALFNRGSFATAGNGETVNANRWKPNKSSYEVTDIPSLRMIVDLANLNNSIAIHTPGQSGHAFHTHYTDMVEPWRKIEYHPMLGKQKAVANNTAATLRLIPR, via the coding sequence ATGAAAAAATCCAGGAAAGGTTGGTTACTTAAAAGACTCAAAATCACCATGATTTTCCTGTTAGTGCTGGGGCCATTGTTAGCTGGATTTGCGACTTATACTGTCCGCCAATCATTTCCTCAAGAAAGTGGCACAATTCAACTACCTGGAATTAAAACAGAAGTAACTGTACAACGGGATAAATGGGGAATTCCTCATATCTATGCTGCCAATTCCCACGATTTATTCATGGCGCAAGGTTATATCCACGCCCAAGACCGCTTTTGGCAAATGGATTTTTGGCGACACATTGGTTCTGGGCGATTAGCAGAAATGTTTGGTTCATCCCAAGTAGAAACTGACAGATATCTGCGGACAATGGGTTGGGCAAGGGTGGCGCAGCAAGAAATGCAACAAATTAATCCCGAAATGAAGGCATACCTGGAAGCATACGCCCAAGGTGTAAACGCCTATCTTGCAAAACATCAAGGCAGCGCCCTAAGCCTAGAATATGCTGTGCTAAAGTTCCTCAATCCTGAGTACAAACCAGAACCTTGGCAACCGCTACACTCGTTGACTTGGGGTAAGGTGATGGCTTACGACCTTGGCAGAAATTTCCAAACCGAAATTGAACGCGCCATTTTGCAAAAATCTCTTACTCCAACGCAAGTAGAAGAACTTTTTCCACCATACCCTGAAGGTTTACCGGTGATTTTGCCTGAGTTGCAGCCAAGAGGGAGGGAGGGAGAGAAAAATACTAAACTAATTCTCGACTCTCCAGATATCTTTCCTGCTTTAGAGTCAATTACTCAGCCGATCGCGGCTTTAGAACAACTTATAGGAACTACAGGAGTAGGCATCGGCTCTAATAATTGGGTGATATCTGGTCAGCGCACAACTACTGGTAAGCCTATTTTGGCGAATGACCCCCATTTAGCTGTACAAATGCCTTCGATATGGTACGAGGTTGGTTTGCATTGCACACCGAAAAGTGCAGAATGCCCCTACAACGTGACTGGTTTTTCCTTTGTGGGAATGCTAGGGATAATTATCGGTCATAGCGATCGCATTGCTTGGGGTGTTACCAATGTTGAATCAGATGTCATGGATTTATACATTGAGAAAATCAACCCAAGTAATCCCAACCAGTATGAGGTGAATGGTAAATGGGTGGATATGCAACTGGTCACAGAAACAATTAAAGTCGCAGGAAGTCAACCGATTGACCAAACTGTCCGCTATACCAGGCATGGGCCGATTCTCTCGGATGTTGCGCCTAATCTAAAGGAGGTCAAACCAAGCCAGCAAATAGAAGTACCGCAAAACTATGCCGTAGCCCTGCGCTGGACAGCCCTAGAACCTTCAAGGCTTGGGTATGCGATTCCGCAAATCAATCGCGCCCAAAACTGGCAGGAGTTCCGCGCTGCTGCAAGCAACTACGATGTACCTGCTCAAAACTTGGTCTATGCGGACATTGAAGGCAATATTGGTTACCAAATGCCTGGAAAATTCCCCATTAGAGCAAACGGAGACGGACGCTACCCGGTTCCAGGTTGGACTGATGAATATGAGTGGCAAGGATATATTGACTTTGAAAAGTTACCTAAAAGCTTCAATCCAGATCAAGGTTTTATTGCTACAGCTAATAACTTAGTTGCAAGTGGATATCCTTACTTAATAACTAAAGATTGGGTTTATGGCTATCGGGCAAAGCGGATTGTAGAGATGATTTCCCAGTCAACTCAACCGATTTCTCTAAAGGATGTGCAGCAGATACAGGGAGATAACCTTAATTTAAATGCACAAATATTAGTACCTTTACTGCAATCTATCTCTGTGAATACTCCCCGCTTGCAAGTAGCCCGAAAACTCCTGAGAGATTGGGATTTACAGCTAGAAATGACATCGCCTGCTGCGGCTCTTTTTGAAGTATTCTGGAAACACTTGTTAGCAGATACCTTCCATGATCAGTTGCCTAAAAAGTACTTTCCTGATGGGGGCGATCGCTGGTATGCTGTGGTCAAAAATCTCGTCAAACAGCCCAATAGCTTTTGGTGGGATAACCGCAACACCGCAAATGTCGAAAATCGCGATCAAATCTTGCGCCAAGCTTTCACAGAAGCTGTAGAAGAATTAGAACGTATTCAAAGCCAAGACCCAAAAAACTGGAACTGGGGCAAACTGCATACCATCACATTTCGCAATGCTACCTTGGGTAAATCTGGAGTTGCACCGATTGAAGCTTTATTTAATCGTGGTTCCTTTGCCACTGCTGGTAATGGAGAAACAGTGAATGCTAACCGCTGGAAGCCAAACAAATCTTCTTATGAGGTGACTGATATTCCTTCTTTACGGATGATTGTAGATTTGGCAAACCTGAATAACTCCATCGCTATTCATACCCCCGGACAATCTGGTCATGCGTTCCATACTCATTACACTGATATGGTTGAACCCTGGCGTAAAATTGAATACCATCCCATGCTAGGGAAACAGAAAGCTGTTGCAAATAACACTGCTGCAACATTGCGGTTAATTCCAAGATAA
- a CDS encoding RNA methyltransferase, whose protein sequence is MGLAGLRIVLVEPAGPINVGAIARVMKNFGLHHLVLVNPQCDPLSEEALRMAVHAKEILESAVLVATLPEALQGCVKAIATAGRVLSWEVPLENPRTALPWLLEEPEKPTALIFGREDRGLSNEELNYAQRFVFIPTNENYLSLNLATAVAICCYELAQCAELSVSQSLTLPELASLDVVEGYYQQLESLLLKIGYIYPHTAASRMEKFRQMYNRAHLQTREVAMLRGILRQVEWALKSQRDGENL, encoded by the coding sequence ATGGGCTTGGCTGGGTTAAGAATTGTGTTGGTAGAGCCAGCTGGGCCAATAAATGTTGGGGCGATCGCCAGGGTCATGAAAAATTTCGGGCTGCATCATTTAGTACTAGTAAATCCTCAATGCGACCCCCTGTCGGAAGAAGCCTTAAGAATGGCAGTTCATGCTAAGGAGATTTTAGAATCTGCGGTATTAGTGGCAACATTGCCAGAAGCATTGCAAGGATGTGTAAAGGCGATCGCAACTGCTGGACGGGTTCTGAGTTGGGAAGTACCTTTAGAAAACCCCCGCACTGCTCTACCTTGGTTACTAGAAGAGCCAGAAAAACCCACAGCCCTAATTTTCGGGAGAGAAGATCGGGGATTAAGCAATGAAGAATTAAACTATGCTCAGCGATTTGTTTTCATTCCTACAAATGAAAATTATCTATCCCTGAATTTGGCTACTGCTGTAGCAATTTGCTGTTATGAACTAGCACAATGTGCAGAGCTATCTGTAAGTCAATCCCTAACTCTACCTGAACTTGCATCTTTAGATGTTGTCGAAGGATACTACCAGCAATTAGAATCACTATTATTAAAAATAGGTTATATTTACCCGCATACGGCAGCTAGTCGTATGGAAAAATTCCGGCAAATGTATAATCGCGCTCACCTGCAAACTAGAGAAGTAGCTATGCTGCGAGGAATTTTGCGACAGGTAGAATGGGCGCTTAAAAGTCAAAGGGATGGTGAAAACTTGTAA